A genomic segment from Micropterus dolomieu isolate WLL.071019.BEF.003 ecotype Adirondacks linkage group LG03, ASM2129224v1, whole genome shotgun sequence encodes:
- the nradd gene encoding tumor necrosis factor receptor superfamily member 16, with amino-acid sequence MRPSIICALLLLKVSFGDACASGQFTETGRCCSLCPSGFGVEVKCGKEDTKCTPCPQGTFSSSEGLGPCLPCAKCPPSVPMVASCSATQDTQCECDNGYFFLSNYGLCAPCSKCNRGEGVIQECGPQGNTQCQICGLGTFSEEHLSTKPCQPCAQCSDSEVEIRACMPNSDTLCMDRKLHILSRPPLDGPDGTRDSPRWPDEGESSPSPGTPKFTLHDEGGSNNILAYVSVLAAVVLGLLLYVAYKCWRSCKQKRALSKARAAELGTSPEGEKLQSDSGVFLDSHSLQDNQPSKGTKRDSKQDNRLYINLPPHRQEEVERLLQEGGGQGWRQLGAALGYEPEQLDLFGRGEAPAHTLLSNWAQKEGSTLGLLCSALARIERPDVVTVLNCPTQGVSVV; translated from the exons GTTTCTTTCGGAGATGCCTGTGCCAGTGGCCAGTTCACTGAAACAGGGCGGTGTTGCAGTCTGTGTCCTTCTGGCTTTGGGGTGGAGGTAAAGTGTGGGAAAGAAGATACCAAGTGCACACCATGCCCCCAGG GAACATTTTCCTCATCTGAAGGCCTCGGCCCTTGTCTTCCCTGTGCCAAGTGCCCACCGAGCGTCCCCATGGTGGCCTCTTGTTCTGCCACTCAAGACACACAATGTGAATGTGACAACGGCTACTTTTTTTTGAGCAACTACGGGCTGTGTGCACCTTGCTCCAAGTGCAATCGTGGTGAGGGTGTTATACAGGAGTGTGGCCCACAGGGAAACACGCAGTGCCAGATCTGTGGCCTGGGAACATTTTCTGAGGAGCATCTTAGCACCAAACCCTGCCAGCCCTGCGCCCAATGTTCTGACAGTGAGGTGGAGATCCGAGCCTGCATGCCCAACTCTGACACACTCTGCATGG ATAGGAAGCTGCACATTTTGTCTCGACCTCCCCTGGATGGGCCTGATGGGACCCGTGATTCTCCTCGCTGGCCAGATGAAGGGGAGTCCAGTCCTTCCCCTGGAACACCTAAGTTTACCTTGCACGATGAGGGTGGCAGCAACAACATTCTGGCCTATGTGTCTGTTCTGGCTGCCGTTGTGCTTGGTCTGCTTCTTTATGTGGCTTATAAATG CTGGAGATCATGTAAACAGAAGAGGGCTCTATCTAAGGCCCGTGCGGCTGAGTTGGGAACATCTCCAGAGGGGGAAAAGCTCCAAAGTGACAGCGGTGTTTTTCTGGACTCCCACAGCCTACAGGACAACCAGCCAAGCAAAG gTACTAAGAGGGACAGCAAGCAGGACAATCGTCTGTACATCAACCTACCCCcccacagacaggaagaggtGGAGCGTCTCCTGCAAGAGGGAGGGGGTCAGGGGTGGAGGCAGCTGGGCGCAGCGCTGGGCTATGAGCCTGAACAGCTGGACCTGTTTGGGCGTGGAGAGGCCCCAGCTCACACGCTCCTCTCTAACTGGGCCCAGAAAGAAGGCTCCACTCTGGGACTGCTGTGTTCTGCACTGGCCCGCATCGAGAGGCCTGACGTGGTAACAGTTCTTAACTGCCCCACACAGGGTGTTTCTGTGGTCTGA